In Bythopirellula goksoeyrii, a single window of DNA contains:
- a CDS encoding N-formylglutamate amidohydrolase, which produces MEIAIKTQNAWEIVEGSGPIIAAAIHDGHAVREELLSLIALSEADRLHEEDPHTSVWANVAPSRIIGKRSRFEVDLNRPREKAVYQVPEDAWGLKVWHEPLPPDLLERSLEEYDQFYSAVGQLLDNTVKREGRAVVYDLHTYNHHRAGPDAPYDDPSLNPQVNLGTGTMDRSRWAVVVDRFLEDLQEFDFPGGRLDVRENVKFRGGNFGKWIHEHYPDSVCVLSIEFKKFFMDEWTGVAEEETVGAIKSALESTLPGVREELAKL; this is translated from the coding sequence GTGGAAATAGCAATTAAAACTCAAAACGCCTGGGAAATTGTCGAAGGAAGTGGACCGATCATTGCAGCGGCGATACACGACGGCCATGCCGTGCGTGAGGAGCTATTGAGCTTGATTGCGCTTTCGGAGGCTGATCGGCTGCACGAAGAAGATCCACATACCTCTGTTTGGGCAAACGTCGCACCTTCACGCATTATAGGAAAACGATCTCGGTTCGAGGTTGATCTCAATCGTCCCCGGGAGAAGGCGGTCTATCAGGTGCCCGAGGATGCCTGGGGACTCAAAGTTTGGCACGAACCTTTGCCGCCCGATCTATTGGAGCGGTCTTTGGAGGAATACGATCAGTTTTACTCTGCAGTGGGCCAATTGCTCGACAATACGGTGAAACGCGAGGGTCGCGCTGTCGTCTACGATCTGCATACTTACAACCATCACCGTGCTGGCCCAGATGCTCCATATGACGACCCTTCTCTCAATCCTCAGGTGAATCTGGGTACCGGCACGATGGATCGTTCCCGCTGGGCAGTTGTGGTTGATCGATTTCTTGAAGATCTACAGGAGTTCGATTTCCCTGGTGGTCGACTTGATGTACGTGAGAACGTAAAGTTTCGCGGCGGCAACTTCGGAAAATGGATCCACGAGCACTATCCAGACTCGGTATGTGTGTTGTCGATTGAGTTTAAGAAGTTTTTTATGGATGAGTGGACTGGCGTCGCTGAGGAAGAAACGGTTGGCGCCATCAAGTCGGCATTGGAGTCGACACTCCCTGGAGTGCGAGAGGAATTGGCTAAGCTGTGA
- a CDS encoding DUF6807 domain-containing protein codes for MLRYPVSRLLLGLATICCSSNLVSLTCSPANAAEDEPSGKMSVTEEADGVTVNIDGELFTRYLTNSENKPVLWPVIGPTGEPMTRAWPVGPTKLEEAKDHPHHLSVWIGYEGINEADFWHTKVEGVNRPFPAGKQVHRSFDRVDCDGDSAIVVATTDWLDSEGNKICGDERTWTFGTDGDQRWLDCRLVLTASEGELRLSDSKEGFFAVRVADSMNVDHKQGGRIVSSRGLTDGAAWAQPAEWVDYQGPVNGEKVGMAIFSHPESLDYPAPWHVRTYGLFAGNPLGKLAFTNEKGGVRERPLRMTLASGESLILHYRIVLHRGDENQAKLAEKYAEYIAE; via the coding sequence TTGTTACGCTATCCAGTATCGCGATTATTGCTTGGCCTTGCCACGATTTGCTGCTCTTCAAATTTAGTATCCCTCACCTGTTCGCCAGCAAACGCTGCAGAGGATGAACCCTCTGGCAAAATGTCGGTTACCGAAGAAGCTGACGGCGTCACGGTCAATATCGATGGTGAGTTATTCACCCGCTACCTGACGAACTCCGAAAACAAACCCGTGTTGTGGCCAGTCATCGGCCCAACGGGGGAGCCCATGACCCGCGCCTGGCCAGTTGGTCCTACCAAACTTGAAGAAGCCAAGGACCACCCCCACCACCTTTCAGTTTGGATCGGATACGAGGGGATAAACGAAGCGGACTTTTGGCATACAAAAGTAGAAGGTGTTAACCGTCCCTTCCCTGCTGGCAAGCAGGTACACCGATCGTTCGATAGGGTTGATTGCGATGGTGATTCTGCCATCGTTGTCGCAACGACGGATTGGCTGGATAGCGAAGGCAATAAAATCTGCGGAGATGAGCGAACCTGGACTTTCGGCACCGATGGAGATCAGCGGTGGCTCGATTGCCGACTTGTCCTCACGGCGAGCGAGGGTGAACTCCGGCTCTCTGACAGCAAAGAAGGCTTCTTCGCCGTGCGAGTAGCCGACAGCATGAATGTCGACCACAAGCAGGGAGGGCGTATTGTTTCAAGTCGTGGATTGACTGACGGCGCTGCATGGGCACAACCGGCAGAGTGGGTCGATTATCAAGGGCCTGTTAATGGCGAGAAGGTCGGCATGGCTATTTTCTCCCATCCTGAGAGCCTCGATTATCCTGCCCCTTGGCACGTGCGGACCTATGGCCTTTTCGCAGGCAACCCTCTGGGTAAGCTTGCCTTCACGAATGAAAAGGGCGGAGTCCGTGAACGACCGCTCCGGATGACGTTGGCTTCGGGTGAATCCCTTATATTGCACTATCGCATCGTGCTACACCGTGGAGATGAGAATCAAGCCAAACTCGCGGAAAAGTACGCAGAATATATCGCCGAGTAG
- a CDS encoding peptidylprolyl isomerase, with the protein MLKRLCVALAILAMACSASAEIVRFNTVLGSFDVQLFADVMPNTVQNFLNYVNTDRYDGTVVHRNSDTFDSGLGGFRDFVIQGGGFTLHDPNPPSTTITYSSVTTDPPINDEPGSGVTGPSNVRGTIAMAKSGPNTVTSQWFINQGDNSVLDSPTRPDGGFSAFGMVLGNGMDVVDAIGDLPLPSDFGFSIGAPFNDLPLRNFSGSSISDIRVANTVTVNSVTQLALAPGDFNRNGVVNSADLTILRNNYGMSQGAFFDDGDADMDGDVDGADYLLWQRSFGQPAPPLGAIRSIPEPATAILAALGCLFLATRRR; encoded by the coding sequence ATGTTAAAACGACTGTGTGTCGCTCTAGCCATTCTGGCAATGGCGTGTTCTGCGTCGGCTGAAATTGTGCGCTTTAATACGGTACTAGGAAGTTTCGATGTTCAGTTGTTTGCCGATGTCATGCCAAACACTGTGCAGAATTTTCTCAATTATGTGAATACCGATCGCTACGACGGCACGGTAGTCCATCGCAATAGTGACACATTTGACTCGGGACTAGGGGGGTTCAGGGATTTTGTAATCCAAGGAGGAGGATTTACTCTACACGATCCCAATCCTCCAAGTACGACTATTACTTACTCATCGGTAACTACGGATCCTCCGATCAATGATGAACCAGGCAGTGGAGTCACAGGGCCATCAAATGTTCGAGGGACGATTGCTATGGCCAAATCAGGTCCGAACACCGTGACAAGCCAATGGTTTATCAACCAAGGAGACAACTCAGTACTTGATAGTCCTACTCGACCGGATGGCGGCTTTTCAGCTTTTGGAATGGTCCTAGGCAACGGGATGGATGTGGTTGATGCAATAGGCGACTTGCCATTGCCATCCGATTTTGGATTCTCGATCGGTGCACCGTTTAATGACTTACCACTTAGGAATTTTTCTGGAAGCTCGATCTCCGATATTCGCGTTGCGAATACTGTGACAGTCAACAGTGTCACGCAGTTGGCACTGGCTCCTGGAGACTTTAATCGCAACGGCGTGGTGAATTCAGCTGACCTAACAATTCTTCGAAACAATTACGGTATGTCTCAGGGGGCATTCTTCGACGATGGAGATGCTGATATGGATGGCGATGTTGATGGTGCTGACTACCTGCTCTGGCAGCGTAGTTTTGGCCAGCCGGCACCTCCGCTTGGTGCCATCAGATCCATTCCTGAGCCAGCCACTGCGATACTCGCTGCCCTTGGCTGTTTGTTTCTCGCGACACGCCGCCGATAG
- the xylA gene encoding xylose isomerase: MTAFPEIERIPFEGPQSKNPLAFRYYDADEKVEGKTMRDHLRFSVVYWHTFRGQGSDPFGPGTAVRPWDDGSESVENAQNRARVAFEFFEKLGNPFYAFHDRDVAPEGASLAESNKNLDAVAKVLKEEQQRTGIQLLWGTANLFSNPRYMHGAATSPNSDAFAYAAAQVKKALEVTLELAGGGYTFWGGREGYQNLWNTNMGRELDHLAQFLHMAVDYAKEIGFTGQFYIEPKPKEPTKHQYDSDTSACLNFLRQYDLIDHLKLNLETNHATLAGHTMQHEMDLAGASGALGSIDANTGDMLLGWDTDQFPTDIYLTTQCMHTLLKYGGFTTGGVNFDAKVRRESFEPIDLFYAHIGGMDAFARGLKIAAAIRSDGRLEGLLKERYASWDTGLGAEIEAGKHNFASLEKIMLDKGEISANRSGRQEMIENLINTYL; the protein is encoded by the coding sequence ATGACTGCCTTCCCCGAAATCGAACGTATCCCTTTCGAGGGTCCCCAGAGCAAGAACCCCCTCGCCTTTCGATATTACGATGCCGACGAAAAAGTCGAAGGCAAAACGATGCGAGACCATCTGCGGTTTAGTGTCGTCTATTGGCATACCTTCCGCGGACAGGGCTCCGATCCCTTTGGACCTGGTACAGCTGTCAGGCCTTGGGACGACGGTTCGGAGTCCGTTGAGAACGCACAAAATCGAGCCCGGGTGGCTTTTGAGTTTTTTGAAAAACTCGGCAATCCGTTTTATGCATTCCACGACCGCGACGTTGCTCCCGAAGGGGCTTCGCTTGCTGAGTCGAACAAGAATCTCGATGCGGTCGCCAAGGTGCTCAAAGAAGAGCAGCAGCGAACCGGTATCCAACTGCTCTGGGGCACAGCCAATCTATTCAGCAATCCTCGGTACATGCATGGTGCCGCGACGAGCCCCAACAGCGATGCGTTTGCCTATGCCGCGGCTCAAGTCAAAAAGGCCTTGGAGGTAACGCTCGAACTAGCTGGAGGTGGCTACACTTTCTGGGGTGGTCGCGAAGGTTATCAAAATTTGTGGAACACCAATATGGGCCGGGAGCTGGATCACCTGGCCCAGTTCCTGCACATGGCCGTTGACTACGCCAAGGAAATTGGCTTCACCGGGCAGTTCTACATTGAGCCGAAACCGAAGGAACCCACCAAGCATCAATACGACAGCGACACGTCGGCCTGCCTGAATTTCTTGCGGCAGTATGATTTGATCGACCACCTCAAGCTCAATCTCGAGACCAACCACGCGACATTGGCGGGGCACACAATGCAGCATGAAATGGATCTCGCAGGGGCTTCGGGGGCGCTTGGTTCCATCGATGCCAACACGGGCGATATGCTGTTGGGTTGGGATACCGACCAGTTTCCTACCGACATCTATCTCACAACCCAATGCATGCACACGCTGCTGAAGTATGGTGGCTTTACCACCGGCGGCGTCAATTTCGACGCCAAGGTCCGCCGAGAGAGCTTCGAGCCCATCGATCTGTTCTACGCCCACATCGGCGGTATGGACGCCTTCGCCCGTGGCCTGAAAATCGCCGCGGCGATTCGCTCTGATGGCCGGTTGGAAGGACTACTCAAAGAACGTTACGCCAGTTGGGACACCGGCCTGGGCGCCGAGATCGAAGCCGGCAAACACAACTTCGCTTCGCTGGAGAAGATCATGCTGGACAAGGGTGAAATTTCCGCCAACCGTAGTGGACGGCAGGAGATGATTGAGAATTTGATTAATACGTATTTGTAA
- a CDS encoding PEP-CTERM sorting domain-containing protein — MKKKLGLLVFGVLLFLDGSAFATPYQISYVFSGADQYGRVNGSDTSLTVVDDPGDTNDAYAAISEWGEDYALASIQGTHSSVVATAKQQSGFTLQGTGNVDLEISYNLLVEIFSINQASVSTSAIVGIYQYFPAAFGGNIVNGAPVWYDSVSTYLDEPLPGVTYDQRSEKLNATATVTLPAVYQLGGNYQYMVELYAFVRGEDTYRIQFQPGVHENPDAFYSAAAYADPTFTVLTPGASINEFAINPQGPSSLTGGTLDPPPRPEIPEPASMLLLGAGVVGLAGFRRTFKR, encoded by the coding sequence ATGAAGAAAAAACTTGGATTGTTAGTATTTGGAGTATTGCTCTTTCTTGATGGTTCTGCTTTTGCGACTCCTTATCAAATCTCTTACGTGTTTTCAGGAGCGGACCAGTATGGCCGAGTTAACGGGTCGGACACGTCACTGACCGTTGTGGATGATCCTGGTGACACGAATGATGCCTACGCTGCCATTAGCGAATGGGGCGAGGACTATGCTTTGGCTTCCATTCAGGGAACACATTCTAGCGTTGTTGCAACAGCCAAACAGCAATCCGGATTCACATTGCAGGGCACCGGTAATGTTGATTTGGAGATATCTTATAACCTCTTGGTTGAAATATTTTCTATTAACCAGGCTTCGGTGAGTACAAGCGCTATAGTAGGTATCTATCAATACTTTCCAGCTGCATTTGGGGGGAACATCGTCAATGGTGCGCCTGTTTGGTACGATTCAGTATCCACATATCTCGACGAACCTCTTCCAGGAGTGACCTATGACCAACGTAGTGAAAAGCTGAACGCAACAGCCACAGTGACTCTACCTGCAGTCTATCAACTTGGCGGGAACTATCAGTACATGGTCGAGTTATACGCGTTCGTTAGGGGAGAAGACACTTATCGGATTCAATTTCAGCCTGGAGTGCATGAGAATCCCGATGCATTTTACAGTGCAGCCGCTTACGCTGACCCTACCTTTACCGTTCTTACACCAGGCGCAAGCATCAATGAGTTTGCGATCAATCCACAAGGACCATCTTCACTAACAGGAGGCACCCTGGACCCTCCACCTAGACCCGAAATCCCCGAACCAGCCTCCATGCTCCTACTTGGGGCAGGCGTAGTCGGTCTCGCAGGTTTCAGGAGGACGTTCAAGAGGTAA